Part of the Antechinus flavipes isolate AdamAnt ecotype Samford, QLD, Australia chromosome 2, AdamAnt_v2, whole genome shotgun sequence genome is shown below.
ttatttttattacatatttttatttctattacaaGGTAATAGAAACAGACTTTTCATTAAGGAGtttcataaatataaatttaatggaTCCAGCCATTATATGTGCAGAAAACTAGGCCTGGATGAAACCTGATTCCAGCAAATTCTTTAAAGAGTTGCAGGCAGCACCAGTGTAAATGGCTACAACATATCATTCAGTTATCCTTTAACTAAACCATTCATCAAGAGATACAAATCATTAGATTTTTACTTTACTATTTTAACTTTGGACTAATACATGTTCTGATTATCTGAAGATTTAATGAAGTAGACCATAATATAACCACAAACCTTAATGCcaagaataaaaattatcaagCAGGAAGTTGtcattttgacaaaatatagtcaAAAAGAATCAATTTTTACCATTCTGAATATTAGAAGAGAAGTGCTTTAAATAAGTGATAAGATAAATTATGAATTACAACCAAATACTGTAGTTTAAAGCAACATGAGTCCATTGACTGGAGTATCAAAATTTTTGAGAAAAGTCTACCTAGCAACTCTCCCCTCCCTGATACCCATTAATCGATCATGAGTTCCAAAGTAGTAGCTCTCTGTTTATTTAGAAACAATATCAAAATGAGAGTTCCAAGAGCTAAACTATTCACCAGTGTATAACACTCATTTGGGTATcacaaaacataatttaaaaacaaaaaaaccccaagccACAAATGACCTCAAATTCTGTCTGTTTCCTTTgggtataaaaacaaaatccaaacaaaTTCAGTCTGTATTTTTAAGCCTTTGGGaatatattactttttataaaaagaaactaagaagctTGCCTGAGGCCTCTAAGCTGGAGTTTCACCAAAAATACttgcttctcccttttccctcaattccatcccccctccccccaaaagagCAGAGTATTGGGTACAAATTATCTTGGCTTATATATGACAAAGAGGCACTTTTGATGACTTGTCAGACTTCCTTGAGTCTATGATTCCTTTCACCTTACAGGCTCTTAAGTAGTACAGGATATGTACTTAGAACACCACTCTTTTCAGAATCTCAAGCAAAGTGCTACAAAACCACTTCTTTGAAAAGATGTTTATTAAACAACTTTAATTCTGTCATAAAATGACTAAGAtgggttttaaaaattaaggCTCTTGTCTTTGGATGGATTGCCATAACAATGTAAAAAGAATATCAACACTGCTCAACGCTTTGTTCCTAAAGTTAAATTTTAGATAGATTCATAAACCACATTCAAGATCAAGTTGAAAAAAATTTGACTATAAATGACAATTAGTGACTTTGAAATGAACACACATTCTCTCATTAGGTGCATAATAGCCTAGTAGTCAGTGAGTTTAAGCAAAACTACTTCAGTCAAAGCAGAAACTTtcaatttagtattttttaaaatcactgttTTTCCACATTgctgtgattttcctaaaatcaagAGTCTAATATAGGAACACTAACTGATCCTTAGGGCTCTATGTACTCCCAATAGGATAACTGTCTTGGCTggtaatttgtatatattttccttttttaatgtacTATGGTGAGATGTCAAATGATTCGGAATTACATGGCATGCAGTATCCAAAATTATGGCTCTGATGCATTTAGCTTTACATTAAGCATAAAGAAGTgtcattcaacattcattttataccCCATCCCTCccacaagggggaaaaaaatcactaccTATTCAAGTCTAGATCTTGATGCAGCATTAAGGATTAAAACTTACCACTTTACCAGGCCTTGCCCATGTGCAAATAAATCCCTCCTGACAAGCAGTGACTATACagtcttcaagaaaaattaatacaGTCAGTCTTTCATGTGCtatctttttacagataagaggcTCTAATAAGGGAACATCTTCCATTCGGGGGCACAGAGAAGTTCCCAAAGTTTTAGCTGGGTCCGTTTTGGTTTTAGTAACTAGGTTCAGTTTGTCACTACTCTTGCTAGATATATGTCCCATACTATGATTTCGCTTGTGATCTTTGTCATGGTGTCTTTCTTTCCGGTCATGTAGTGAGAGAGTTGCGAATTTGCTGACACCAGAAGCAATGGCACCATCCAGGACACTGCTTTTACTGCCGGCATTTGAGACTGCAGAGTGTGGAAGGCTGTTGGACCGTGGAAGAGGCGGGGGCACAGAATTTCCAGGCATTGTGATGCTGTTTCCATTGCTTCCTGGGTTGGTTCCACCACTTCCTGCAGGTGGACTTGTGGCATTCATGACATTTGTATGTGTCCTTGCTCTGGAGAGGGGTTGGTGGGGAAAAAGAATGTCTTCTGTAAGGTCCCATAAACAGAGTTGTGTATCTTGGCCCACTGAGCCAAACCTATATGTAACGCTTACTGGGCGACTATCTGTAGAGTTCCTTTTTGATAACCTAGATTGCGTACTATTTGCTCGATCTCTGCCAAAATGAAGGAGGTCTTGAAAATCCTCATCACTGCCACTAAATTCCATTGGATCACTTTCTTCTACACTAGTGGTATATGGATCAAATGCTACAACGCTGACCCATGATTTATGTCCATGGCCTCTAGCTATTACTCGACAGTCCACAAAAGACCAAACTGTAACCAAGTCATCCTCTCCACCTGTTACAATATATTTTCCATCTGGGCTCCAACAAACACATAGTAGTCCTCCAAAGTAGCTTTTCATTGTACCGTGCAACTCCACTGAATCAAAGTTAAATACCCGGAGAAAGCCATCTTGGCTCACACATGCTAAGAACTTCCCATCTGGGGAAAAAGCAAACTCATTCAGGGAACCTTCTCCCACTGTCCACTTAAGGAGAGGGTTTCTTGTGGACTTGCTCTTGCAAGTGTGGACTGCAAAGCTTTCTCCTTGCTTAAGTAGCTGGTAGTGTGGAGCTGTGGTACCACAAGTGTGTTCCACATTATATAAGTACATATTACCACTGGAATGAGCTACTAGGAAAAGGTTTTCCGAACCTGGCACCCATTTTACACAGGTTACTCTGGATTTGTCTATTAGTCTCTgtgaaaataaagcagaaaacaaATGGCtgtcaaaatgaagaaattttacatttcaaaactGTCAATTAAGAAAATGCATTTAAGATGCTCTGATATTATGAATGCTCTGAATTACATGAGACTTGGTTTTCCTCTTCaagttaggaaaacatttttcctaGGTTAAGATCCTTCATTCAGACATTAttgtatataaaaagaaacaatttaataaCATCTTTACTTATTTGCCTCATATGACAGGGAACCATTGTTCAAACCTGTTATCAAAAACCTTAGGAATGATGCAGACATTACTTACTGATtacaaaatttatctttttcttttgacaGTGCAACcactaaaaatattatcttttgggCCACAagttcttaaaatgataaaatcttAAGATATCACTTAGAATTATCAGTGTTCTTATACTTTTTCCCAGTCCTCAAATAGTCACTATTGACAATGTCAACTGTTCTGATCAGACTTCAGCAATTTTGAAGTCACACATTCTCATAATTGGTTGGAATTTCACAAATGCCATCTCAGGAGTCTTATGTCCCTGGAGTAAAGTTAGCACTGTGATCCTTTAgttttagttcttttgattatttcaaataaatgtttctcttatatttttactGAAATGAAGAAGTAACTTGTTCAATAAttctttttagaaattaaaactgggggcagctaggtggcgcagtggataagagcaccagccctgaagtcaggaggccccgagttcaaatctggtctcagacactgtctagctgtgtgaccctgggcaagtcacttaaccccaattgcctcagcaaaaaaaaaaataaaataaaataaaataaaactaaataatggGTTGTGATGCAGCTGCTGCTAATAGTAATAAGCTGGTAAtgcagatttttaaatttattatgcaCTATTACATAACTGTAAGAAGTCTCAGAAAAGCTACAATCTATATGGCAGGTTGTCTACCAGTGGGTGGTTCAGAATTAAGAAACAATTTCAAAACTGGGATTGAACTACAATGTTCAAACATTCCATATTTAAAATATGGAAACTAGACCACCTATCAACCTAGTCATGAATAAAAATGACTCAAAGGATgttaaaaattggagaaaaaaaaaactaagtgttacactcattttcatttcaaagatgaggaaattgaggcaattaaGCATGATCTTGAAATGCGTGGCCAGAAACATTGCTAGCTCAATCTCTATGATACTTTAAGGgtaaaaatttataattacatCTTAAAACAACACAATAGGATTCATATCATTTACTTTTCAAGGGATCAAGCAAAATACTAAactaatgagaaaattaaatgctACTTATGTTTGATCTATAGCTGTTGGAATTTTTAGACTTAATTTATATAGGATAAAGTTCAACTGGTCTTTACTACACTGAAATGTTTTTAGTAGAAGACACAAAGCCAAGGACCTTTTGCTTGCTTCTTTTACTATCCATTATAATTATTCTTGACATATAGGTTATAATCTCTCAACACAAATTCATACAGTAATTATAACAgt
Proteins encoded:
- the WDR20 gene encoding WD repeat-containing protein 20 isoform X3, with the translated sequence MATEGGGKEMNEIKTQFTTREGLYKLLPHSEYSRPNRVPFNSQGSNPVRVSFVNLNDQSGNGDRLCFNVGRELYFYIYKGVRKAADLSKPIDKRIYKGTQPTCHDFNHLTATAESVSLLVGFSAGQVQLIDPIKKETSKLFNEERLIDKSRVTCVKWVPGSENLFLVAHSSGNMYLYNVEHTCGTTAPHYQLLKQGESFAVHTCKSKSTRNPLLKWTVGEGSLNEFAFSPDGKFLACVSQDGFLRVFNFDSVELHGTMKSYFGGLLCVCWSPDGKYIVTGGEDDLVTVWSFVDCRVIARGHGHKSWVSVVAFDPYTTSVEESDPMEFSGSDEDFQDLLHFGRDRANSTQSRLSKRNSTDSRPVSVTYRFGSVGQDTQLCLWDLTEDILFPHQPLSRARTHTNVMNATSPPAGSGGTNPGSNGNSITMPGNSVPPPLPRSNSLPHSAVSNAGSKSSVLDGAIASGVSKFATLSLHDRKERHHDKDHKRNHSMGHISSKSSDKLNLVTKTKTDPAKTLGTSLCPRMEDVPLLEPLICKKIAHERLTVLIFLEDCIVTACQEGFICTWARPGKVT
- the WDR20 gene encoding WD repeat-containing protein 20 isoform X2, translated to MATEGGGKEMNEIKTQFTTREGLYKLLPHSEYSRPNRVPFNSQGSNPVRVSFVNLNDQSGNGDRLCFNVGRELYFYIYKGVRKAADLSKPIDKRIYKGTQPTCHDFNHLTATAESVSLLVGFSAGQVQLIDPIKKETSKLFNEERLIDKSRVTCVKWVPGSENLFLVAHSSGNMYLYNVEHTCGTTAPHYQLLKQGESFAVHTCKSKSTRNPLLKWTVGEGSLNEFAFSPDGKFLACVSQDGFLRVFNFDSVELHGTMKSYFGGLLCVCWSPDGKYIVTGGEDDLVTVWSFVDCRVIARGHGHKSWVSVVAFDPYTTSVEESDPMEFSGSDEDFQDLLHFGRDRANSTQSRLSKRNSTDSRPVSVTYRFGSVGQDTQLCLWDLTEDILFPHQPLSRARTHTNVMNATSPPAGSGGTNPGSNGNSITMPGNSVPPPLPRSNSLPHSAVSNAGSKSSVLDGAIASGVSKFATLSLHDRKERHHDKDHKRNHSMGHISSKSSDKLNLVTKTKTDPAKTLGTSLCPRMEDVPLLEPLICKKIAHERLTVLIFLEDCIVTACQEGFICTWARPGKVGLLSSQNQANSPSGTVV
- the WDR20 gene encoding WD repeat-containing protein 20 isoform X1, coding for MATEGGGKEMNEIKTQFTTREGLYKLLPHSEYSRPNRVPFNSQGSNPVRVSFVNLNDQSGNGDRLCFNVGRELYFYIYKGVRKAADLSKPIDKRIYKGTQPTCHDFNHLTATAESVSLLVGFSAGQVQLIDPIKKETSKLFNEERLIDKSRVTCVKWVPGSENLFLVAHSSGNMYLYNVEHTCGTTAPHYQLLKQGESFAVHTCKSKSTRNPLLKWTVGEGSLNEFAFSPDGKFLACVSQDGFLRVFNFDSVELHGTMKSYFGGLLCVCWSPDGKYIVTGGEDDLVTVWSFVDCRVIARGHGHKSWVSVVAFDPYTTSVEESDPMEFSGSDEDFQDLLHFGRDRANSTQSRLSKRNSTDSRPVSVTYRFGSVGQDTQLCLWDLTEDILFPHQPLSRARTHTNVMNATSPPAGSGGTNPGSNGNSITMPGNSVPPPLPRSNSLPHSAVSNAGSKSSVLDGAIASGVSKFATLSLHDRKERHHDKDHKRNHSMGHISSKSSDKLNLVTKTKTDPAKTLGTSLCPRMEDVPLLEPLICKKIAHERLTVLIFLEDCIVTACQEGFICTWARPGKVPSKHFSSSNQEDRMQGILLDQN
- the WDR20 gene encoding WD repeat-containing protein 20 isoform X4; protein product: MYLYNVEHTCGTTAPHYQLLKQGESFAVHTCKSKSTRNPLLKWTVGEGSLNEFAFSPDGKFLACVSQDGFLRVFNFDSVELHGTMKSYFGGLLCVCWSPDGKYIVTGGEDDLVTVWSFVDCRVIARGHGHKSWVSVVAFDPYTTSVEESDPMEFSGSDEDFQDLLHFGRDRANSTQSRLSKRNSTDSRPVSVTYRFGSVGQDTQLCLWDLTEDILFPHQPLSRARTHTNVMNATSPPAGSGGTNPGSNGNSITMPGNSVPPPLPRSNSLPHSAVSNAGSKSSVLDGAIASGVSKFATLSLHDRKERHHDKDHKRNHSMGHISSKSSDKLNLVTKTKTDPAKTLGTSLCPRMEDVPLLEPLICKKIAHERLTVLIFLEDCIVTACQEGFICTWARPGKVPSKHFSSSNQEDRMQGILLDQN